A single window of Oscillospiraceae bacterium DNA harbors:
- a CDS encoding helix-turn-helix transcriptional regulator: MLTEFLKLTHYHKTKIDLVYYDKVEDLFTPSHIHKEFEVLMVKKIPLKVNVQGEEFILNEEDIVIINPQVVHSTLAKLNHIQYLIQFNFPTILDEKDVKNIFAYNYKKPYMIFRKGEENYDELAYYVTNIHKSNTDDFYSTDYIKGYFYQLYAFFRKIGFMEPQTIDTSKKGYDKIHKITEYIHENYTNDITLESLSQEFYINPSYLCRLFKEVTNLTIVEYLNQIRVKNAELFLTSTDKSIMEISQLLGFSSQTYFNRVFKSIMMLTPSEYRKQQFDRDIKWLRIETKKTSAK; the protein is encoded by the coding sequence ATGTTAACTGAATTTTTAAAACTTACGCATTATCATAAAACTAAAATTGATCTTGTATATTACGACAAAGTGGAAGATCTTTTTACTCCATCTCATATTCATAAAGAATTTGAAGTACTGATGGTTAAAAAAATTCCCCTTAAGGTAAACGTTCAAGGAGAAGAATTTATTTTAAATGAAGAGGACATTGTTATAATTAATCCGCAGGTTGTTCACAGCACGCTTGCAAAACTTAATCATATTCAATATCTCATTCAGTTTAACTTTCCGACTATTCTTGATGAAAAAGATGTTAAGAACATTTTTGCTTATAATTATAAAAAACCTTATATGATTTTTAGAAAAGGTGAAGAAAATTATGACGAACTTGCCTATTATGTAACAAATATCCACAAGTCAAATACTGACGATTTTTATTCCACCGACTATATCAAAGGATATTTCTATCAGTTATACGCTTTTTTCAGAAAAATTGGTTTTATGGAACCCCAGACTATTGATACCTCAAAAAAAGGTTATGACAAAATTCATAAGATTACAGAATATATTCACGAAAATTACACTAATGACATTACTTTAGAATCCTTAAGTCAGGAATTCTACATTAACCCGTCATATTTATGCAGATTATTTAAAGAAGTAACGAACTTAACTATTGTAGAATACTTAAATCAGATAAGGGTTAAGAACGCTGAACTTTTCTTAACTTCTACCGATAAATCTATTATGGAAATTTCTCAGCTTCTGGGATTTTCGTCGCAGACGTATTTTAACAGGGTATTTAAAAGCATTATGATGCTTACCCCATCCGAGTACAGAAAGCAACAGTTTGACAGAGATATCAAGTGGCTCAGAATAGAAACTAAGAAAACGAGCGCAAAGTAA
- a CDS encoding 30S ribosomal protein S21 translates to MSEIRIKENESLDNALRRFKRQCARAGVLTEIKKREHYVKPSVKRKKKSEAARKRKFK, encoded by the coding sequence ATGTCAGAAATCAGAATTAAAGAAAACGAATCTTTAGATAATGCTCTTCGCAGATTTAAAAGACAGTGTGCCAGAGCAGGAGTGTTAACTGAAATTAAAAAGAGAGAACACTACGTTAAACCAAGTGTAAAAAGAAAGAAAAAATCCGAAGCTGCAAGAAAAAGAAAATTCAAATAA